TAGTATATATACAAGTTTGAACTGCATTTAGCTTGTTAATAGATTATTATAAATTCACTCTCCTGTTTGTTATGTGAGAATCTTTGGgaaaaataatattgtttttggatttgttCATTGCATCATTAGTAATTTGTACCTGAGAGTAAAGCTCTCCcacgtgtatttatttatcttgtgTAGTTTATGGTGGTAATAAAGGCGTCAGAAAGGCCTAATGGAAGATAAAAACCCTGTGTGTGAACACTTCTGGAGCTTGGATGGGATGCTTTGCTGGAGCGTGAAATGAAAGGTCACAGCTTGAATTATTATCTGCCTGTTGTGCACACTATCCAGTTGTTTTTGGAGGCACAGTCAAAAGCACAAATTGAAAACAACAGAGGCTCTGTCATTGTTCACAGGATTTCATTCTGTAGTATACAGTGTTAGTATTCCTGAAGTTATTCCCATAATAATGCATACTCATCAGGTCTAAATGTCAGTCAGTGAACCATGGATAGTAGTCCCCTGTTGAAACTGTAAGTTAACCTATACCTTTAAATGCTTCTCATGGAATGAAGGAGTAGTTCAATACCTGACAGAAAGTCTCAATGAGCTTGTGGTGTTTGAGGGAAAGAATTTAGCTTCCCCCCCCCCAGGGTTGGGTTCAGACTTCAGAGGATTTCATATAATTGGCACCGAAAGACAAGGTGAGGAAAAATGTACCTTTAAGCAGAAGCTGGAAAAGCAAGCAGTCAAAGTCGTTTCAGCTCCGGGGCGACATGCAGCTGAGTATGAGCCAGAGCAGAACTAGATCCTTTGATTGTCTCCTCCGAATTTGTCCAAATTCCGTTTCAGGGTGTAACAATATGCGTTTTATTAGCTTTCCCTTATTCATTTGATGTTATTACAAACTAAAAGTTACAGAAACATGCCCAAAATAGCCTCAATAGGGACTGAATGCTTCAGAAGTTGAAATTGTATGCTCAACTTCATACTGAAAGAATGAAGATTACTTAAATGCTGGAGACATTTGTGTGTAGGAGATTGAAACCAACATCACTGACCTgctgctttcttcttcttcttgtctctGTTGCAGTAAGCATGTTTCTCAACACGCTGACCCCCAAGTTCTACGTGGCACTGACCGGCACCTCCTCCCTCATTTCAGGACTCATATTGGTAAGATTGGCCTCTTCCATCTCCACAGTCAGTAAAAAGACACTGTAGTCATGTACCGGTAAATGTTTGTAGCTGTATGGCTCAGTCAGTTAGGGCATGCAGTAGGGCCGGGACAACGCGTCAAGTGGCAAAAATATGTCGACACTAAATATGCGTGCCGAAGCATCGTcggaccaaaacaaagatggcggcacCGGAGAATAACTGACACGAGTGGCTCCTCcaagtttcaaaagtgcaaggcagtcaaggcactcacacacacgtacatgcacacacacacacacacacacagacacacacacacacacacacacacacacacctcttaaggtaaaaggaaagtttattttttgttggaaaagcactttctggattagcatttggaattttgagtttaataaaaatatgagTGGCAGagtgtattaatttaagttgttattttcatgtgaatgaagaattaaaatatgCTCTTTTTCAGTAAGCTAGGTCTATGTGTTTTCAACTTAAATCTTAAATTCTGTAGGTTCAGGAGGACACCATGACAGGCtgcctatttattttttattgaatgctacctctgactctgaatgcattattttgtacttttatatgcttgtactttattttgaattttgagttgaagtgTAATAAActtatattgcaatgttaaggaattcaagtttttcttttttttttttcttcattttagatatgtaaatcaacatgtataatttacttttagtcaattaatggggagataatcgataATTGAATCGAGTCGAACTGGAAAAAATTGtcgttagattaatcgatgcatcgaAAAAGTAATTGCTAGATGaatcgtttaaaaaataatcatttatccCAGCCCTAGCGTGCAtgttacagaactcactcacacatgctgtcccgtAGAGGTGAAAAAGcccaaagtggcacatattgtgcagctttttgttaCTAAATGTGCCTgcgtggcatttttcatcagtaaatttaacccagaattgtttttctgtgaaGACTTTGTTGAgtcaaaaatattgagatttacatcatatatcgccattttgagaaaaaaaatatggaaatatgagttttggtccatatcgcccagccctagtgtcaGCTCTACATCACCAGGGCAGATGACTGTCTGGTTGCAGGTTTAGACCTGAACAAACAAAGTGCACTATCAGAGGAGAGGAATCACCCATTAGCTGCTCACAGATCAGCCCTCCTGCTGAACTAATAATGGGATAAATGGAGAAGTGCACTTGTCAGAATTACACTGGGACTCACTCATTCAGACGCTGTTAACCAGAGGCTCTCAGGTTAGAATGTTAACCACATAATAAAGGCAAACTGGGAACAGTGGCAGGATGAGCTCAACTTTACACCAGCCTGAGGttaaatcaggggtcaccaacctttctaagTGTTTATGGtctcactttaattagagggtaagataataaggaaacattttatttctcctaatttatgcagttGTTATTTAAAGATTCTTATTTTACTACAAAAACTTTattagcagtatttaactctactaagtactaATTACAcctgtcatctgtatttatcttgttGAGTTTGAAttctggaaagtaaatcagatttcagatggagctcattggtgactagagctcctgagggccccacACATGGTCCATacgggctacctggggcccacgggcaccatgttggtgacccctgggttAAAGGATAGGATGGTAGCATTGTTCTGATGTTTATTTAAACCTACGTGGCTCCTCTGTGTTCTCTGCTCTCAGATTTTTGAATGGTGGTACTTCAGGAAGTATGGGACCTCCTTCATCGAGCAGGTGTCGGTGAGCCACCTGCGCCCCCTGCTGGGCGGAGTAGACAGCACCACCCCCAGCAACTCCAACACCAGTAACGGAGAGGCCGACTCCAACCGGCAGAGTGTGTCAGGTGAGATTACAATTcagtcttcaattatccatgtacGATTACTGGCATTTTTCTCAATTACAAatgaattataataattatttttcccctcaaagtcaattacatttacgttctcaatgactaaagttcagttacaaatttactaacttttattcatatagaattgtgatgattgtatgtgtAAGACACATacctgttttgcatttaattaaattgtaattgacagtttttagtgaatttccatggtaattacaattacaaagtaaattttctTAACTCACTTATTACAATGGcgacatattttttaaatacaaatacgattataattacaccataattgtaattaattatcacgataagatagataaataaaaggaTTGAGATGCTATTTTGATAAGTAATGCAACAGAATGCATATTATCAACTTTCCCCAcaacctgtcagttctcttcagtATCATTTtagcgtttaaaaaaaaaacaggtggtATACTGATAGAAAAAAGGCACAGAGGTCCACactaaaaatagtaaaaaccaatattttaacagataaggaagcctaataaggtaaccacaagataaaaaacaaatgagatgatagatcatattttttgtgtattttacagctgatttaagacatggatcaaaactgaccctttatttattgatttatttcaaacatgtaaaatgataaaagaaaaacagtttagaaaacaaaaaatttaaaatgatgaactacaacagcagaaataacCTTATTAATTAGAACTTATTTAATCCTACCACTTTAAACACGACTGATTTAAGTACaactaataataaaattaatttccCCACATATCATTAAACAAACAATCTACATATTCACaaattatcataagagatgctaacagaaagctaacacaagatgaaagtcactttttatggggttatttattaaaggctcagtaattgtgattgattgtaattgaacttcagtaattgagaacgtaattgtaattgactcccagggaaaaaattattattacagttttaattgtaattggaaaaaattccaGTCAACGtgatcataattgagttgtaattcgacatggataattgaaaaccaCACTAGGCCCAACACTTTTATTGTCCACGTTGCTAAAGCTCGTGTTGTTACCCACAGTTTAGAGTGTTATATTCTGTTACATACCAgtgttatattttattatacatCAGTATCATGCTATTACACTGGTATATTACGGTAATTGTGAGCCAGTGTTATATTGTAGGGCAGCAATGAGagactgatggaggaggagagcTTGTCGCTCTGCAGACCGTCTTTGACGTGAACATAAAAGTCTTTAAACCTAACGCTACGTCTCTCTGTTTCTATCCAGAATGTAAAGTATGGAGAAATCCACTCAACCTATTTCGTGGAGCTGAATATAATCGGTGAGTAACCAcaactcttctttttttcttcctccttcctccctccaatccagtgtttctcaaatatgggtacgtgatggcactacagggggtacgtgacagaaagagagagtggaaaattagcattaaaaatatgaggattgtttatttttaggtaaaaattataatcctactaaatattaccagcaacttgcaacaaaacgacaacaaaaacacacaaaataagataaaaatctactgaataataaaaagaacagacaaacaacaatgacgtacacaaaatgactccaaaaacacacgcactaagagagaaaaatactcactactaccagcaacacacaaaacaacaacaaagacactaaatgagagaaaaacacacaaggtcacaacgaaatacacaaaaatatcagaatcattcaaaaggacaaaagaaacaaccaataacacacacacacacactgagatagaatgatttaaataataccaacagtaaacaaaaacgacaacaaatacacaccaaaaaaaacctaaattgttctggtagctggagtgGTGCCAGGTCACTTCTCGACCACTGCCGAGGTGCctttgagcaaggcaccaaaccccaacactgctcccttcattgtaaagcgacttttGAGTTCCCagaaaagctctatataaaattgatctttaataataataataataagagaaaaatatgctgaataatgaaaacaatagacaaacaacaacaacgaaatacacaaaatgacaccaaaaacacacgaaaaactcacaaaatcaaacaaaaaaacttacaaaaactcacaaaatgatcatggaaatgatcttgatgagaacatgaactgaaaatacaaaggtcagtttGGGTGACACACCAGtcaggagatgaccagaaatgatctttccacttatttacaaaatgagattctttaaaacgtgtgttatcactcattcattccatcattatgatctatagttgttgtttcatggtattctgagcaaaatgcagTCGTcggacttgagccaaaaaagttcgagaaccactgctttaatctACAGTATATGGAACAAATATTGTTCTTTCAAGTAGTTTCCATCTGATGGTGTTTGTGTATCTCTGTGGGGGGGGCTGCAGGTATACGTGGGTCACTGGTCGAGAGCCGCTGACCTACTACGACATGAACCTGTCGGCACAGGACCACCAAACATTCTTCACCTGTGACTCAGACCACCTCCGACCAGCTGACGCCAGTAAGGACCCAAGGAGGGGGGTCTTCATCTGCCTGTGCAGGGTCCGACCCAACTGTttaaccgtgtgtgtgtgtgtgtgtgtgtgtgtgtgttgacagtCATGCAGAAGGCGTGGAGAGAAAGGAACCCACAGGCTCGCATCTCTGCAGCACACGAAGCTCTGGAGCTTGAAGAGTGAGTTTATGATTgaacttttaaaacatttattgtgCACATTATGAACATTGGCAGAGTTAGGGAAGACATAGGGTCAGGAAAAACTCTCAAAACTGGGATTTTACCACAAAATTAGCTTTAAAATGAAGATGCTTTAttacaggggtcaccaacctttctgaaaccacAAGCTACTTTAAATTTACTGAATAATACGAAGGGCgactgaaatacaaaaaaattcacagtttaattagagggaaaaataataaagggTGACTAGCATttacttaaaaaggtaggaaaaaTACTTAGGTTTCAACCTGCAACActtagtttcatttttaaacgaccacattttaatatgaaatcataatgtttgtattttacaaGTCAATAACTACCTTTAAGAAATAGAAACagtttagaaaatgttttttcaataTAACAATcatgttaataaaaaatattaaactctCCTTTGGGGtattttaaaacatcacattctaaacaccaaatctgcagcatctttAACAAAATCCTATCTGTGATACTTTAACACATTTATAAcagtgtttcagtgaaaatgaacATTGagagatggttaatttaatacaaaaatgataCAAAGTGCAGCAGtgtttaactctactaaggcaGTGACTAGAACAGGCCTGAGGACCCCTCCAGTGCTCCATACGGGTTACCTGGAGCCCATGAAcgccgtgttggtgacccctgctttattCTATGTCACATATGAGAAAATCTCAATGTATTCCGTATCTATAACTGGACTCTGGTGTAATCCCACATCATTAGCTGCTAATTATTCATCATCATGGGTGTTACTGTACAAAGGAAAAATAATGAAGAGGGTTGTTTAATAAACATCTGAGAGGAGAAAGTTCAAAGACTGAATCCTGCACCAAAGCATGTCTTTGGGGAGTTTCTCATTCCCTTAGTTCCTGTGTAGCTTTATTTTTAGATGCTGCAGAGGAACATGTGACTCAGACTCCTTTGAtcacagcttgtgttttttgcgGAGGCGTCACGCTGTGCACATCAACGCCACCTTCTGCTCACTGACTGCCTGACGGTGCTCCCTCTAAAATCCcctttgtttcttcttctgctttttgGTCGTGCAGTTGTGCGACGGCGTACATCCTGCTGGCGGAGGAGGAGGCCACAACCATCATGGAGGCCGAGCGACTCTTCAAACAGGCGCTGAAAGCGGGCGAAGGATGTTACCGCCGCAGCCAACAGCTCCAGCATCACGGCACACAGTACGAAGCTCAGCACAGTGAGTAGAAGCCATGTTTTTATAAACTGTGGGTGTTGTAGGGGCACAGGGGTCGGCTGGAGCTGGTCTACTTTCTCACACGTGGCGTGTAACACCCACACCGTAAGTAGTGACGATGCATTTTGTCACaactgaaatgtaataaatgttaatGTGATTTTCTGACAACCGCTTTTTGCAGTAACTGACTAATACAGCCTGAACGCAATGTGTCACACATTCTGTCATAAATTGTTGTGGGTATTAACATAACATGGTAGTCAACTACACTGAGATAATGGCACATATATACAAGACAGAAATATAGAAGTATTTGactaaataatgacaaatatgACCAGTAACGGATTTTAAACGAGAGCACTTGGAGAGCGCAAACTTCTGCCAAGCAGCAAATcagatattcacagttatctggatcagtactatgattattcacactttaaaggcttggaagacgtTTAAATCCCCATTAATTACAATACAGTAGCTCCAAATAATGGGCGTCcccattttcttaaaaaaaatctcgatgaaatgtgcaatctggatctagaatcagtatattgatccggatcccctccaaatctttatggaatcttccatggtgtaaggtctttggttaacattttgtcaaaatgtattaagtacatttgatgtaatcctgcgaacaaacaaataatgaaaGCGCTCGATCAGCGCTGACTGTCAAACGCCCAGTTGTGCATGTGTAAAAAGATGCAGATGGTACGACAAGCACTTGAACTCTTCTCAAACCAGATTTGACAGCCATTAATCCATAAACGACAGTAGaaatgactttcaaagatggtggACTTTCAACATGGTTTTTTAACTCTCAAACCTGGATCAGGATCCAGATCTTAACCAAACTGTATCTCGTGATAGATTTTAGTGGAATGAAGATATATTTAAACATCAACCTGCTGCCAAATCCACATTCTGGATCGGATTCGTACGAAACTCAACATTTTGATAGAGGTCACAACACAGcatcaatccaccaaatttgaatgaaatgaaaacatatttaaacttTATAGGAATTTTTGAAAGTTGTAAATGGGCTTTccaatgttaatttaaaaaaattgctgaGTCAGCGATCTGGATCCGATCCAGATCATGTTCAATCAGATGTTGCATGTTATAGCCTTACATCATCCTGCAAAATCTTGAACGAATCGATGAAGATCtgaccgagatatgaattttagaaattttgccccatattaaattataatatataatataaaatatataattttgtgACCTTGATCTTGAACCTCCCTTCATCAAAATGAAACTGTGCCCAAAAACCAATTCACAGAAAAAAATTGAAGTGGATTCGTCAAAAATTGAGGACACCATCgtgcacacaaacagacacacatacaAAGAAACATGACGACcaatatatttttgaaagtaATGAAAACGCTCATGCAGCGCAGACTTTCGAAAACACCCAATTTCGTTCTTAGCTGTTTCCATCACTGACAAAATTTGTCATAATCATAGTTACTGGATCTGTGGACGTCGTAAATTGGCTTTCCAATGTTAATTTCCAAAAATTGCCGAGTCAGCAATCTGGATCGGATCCGGATCATGTTTGATCAGATGTTGCATGTCAAAGCCTTACAGCATCTTGAAAAATCTTGAACGAATCGATGAAGATATGAATTCTATACATTTTGCCCCATGCTAAAGATAAAGAATTTTGtgatttctgatatttttttgtgaCCTTCACCAAAATGGAACTTTGACGAAGTGGataaacgctggtgaaaatatgacctccttggccTCCTTTGACACGGATCAAAAAGTGGATGTTAACTCAAACCAAGTCAAATCAACGTATGAAATAATTGACTGTTTTCTGGACTAGACCATAGTGAAATAATTTGGAATACGACTGGTGGCTTAAAAAAAGCAAACCCACAGCAATGACTATCACATAAACATGTGGATGGACATGTGAAAGAAATCACTTCTTTATGTGAATTTTAAACTTCAATTATTCACGGCATGATAGGACGTTAAACTGAGAAGTTTAGTAAGGCTCACTTCCCATGTTTAtatcttccttattatctttaGTTATtgacattaatctaaaaatgtacTAACGCTGAGCAAGCAGTCTCCAATAAAAGGTacattataaagaaaaaacaacagattaaCAAACATGTGCATGAGTTGGTCATACTGTAAGTTTATGATAAATGGTCCACCTTGTAAGTCAACATGTCACACTGAAGACTCACAGCGTTTTATGCTCGTGTCAGTAACTCATATTAGACATTACAGTGGCGATGTTGGgatgttagggatgtaacaattaatcgtaaggcagttaaaagtcgattcataggtatcacggttgatatcgctatccacaagtgtaggcggcgggcggagtctgctactattttctttctggccgccttctactcttaaatatgttaataaatgattcattacccctttagcaccgaaagaatatctgtaatattacttgaatatctgtaaaagtcacgtttttctattagctctgtctgctagcatagcttctcttcttcactgcaagatatctgcatgccaaccgaccactgtgttaccagcgccctctgctggtccaaacaaatatgacgtaaatcggtgtaatcacggtttttttttttttaaagtccaattgttaaggcacaaaatacattttcagttgcacttttaaaagaaaaagaactattatgcagttttgcattgtttattatagaaccagaatttaaattaataggcttcattttcatttgtattattcctttatttatttcattcaagatttatttttagttaaattacattgttttgaatagttcatcaagggattcttttgacaatgaaaaataaaaggaaaataatacagtattttctagtttttttccccccaaaaaaaatttgtctacagtcctattttgtaaaataaatcgtgagagaatcgtatcgtgaacccagtatcgtgaatcgaatcgtatctggagttgagtgaatcgttacatccctatggGACGTTACACactctttgactaaaataacaaatatcagAGACATCTGCTCACTGTGGCCTGTGCTTTACATTGAAATGGTCATATCAGTGTCCTCGCTTCGagcaaaactgacccattatcgcTGTGATCCTGtcccttcaaagtaaaagtcttCTCTCTCATTCTGACTGAGTAATTTTAAAGGATTTAATAAAGATGAAGGGTTTTCTTGCCAAATAGCCTAATTTCACCCGTCACAGTTTTAAATGATGTGGATGTGTTTAATTTTGTGTCCTGTGATTCTGCTCCACAGGAAGAGACACTAATGTGTTGGTTTATATAAAGAGGAGACTGGCCATGTGCTCCAGAAAGCTCGGCAGAACACGGGAAGCAGTGAAAATGATGAGAGATGTAAGTCGAGcacccagagagagagagagacaatgAGGTTGTTCACTGTAAGCCGGCCTCAGCACATTCCATATGATCGTGCACGTGTCTCCCCCTGTTTGGTATTACATGTAACAACAGTTGTGTGTCTTCCAGTTAATGAAGGAGTTCCCTCTCCTCAGTATGTTCAACATTCACGAGAACCTTCTGGAGTCACTACTTGAGCTCCAGAACTACGCCGACGTCCAGGCGGTTCTTGCAAAGTATGACGGTGAGCGACATTTGAACTATTGCATCGTCATACTAATACATCAATGTACAGAGAAGTTAGCCTGCTTCATTACTCCTTCTAGTTACTACTCTAATCAGTGGGGGACTGGGCACCTGGCATACCGGGTGTCCCAGTGGGCCGTCGGTCCTAAGTGGGCTGGTCCActacatagtttttttttttttgaagagcgAGTGTAGGCACCCATGGTAACAGggggccaaaaatggtccaaaagtagcAAGAACGTGGCAAGAAATGggtgaaaagtgaccaaaatgggtcaagagtggccaaaaactggGCAAAaaaaggaaccaggtggtatgtaatggcaaagtgtagctttaatgagcaaaatgtaggaaacaatagtggaaaaaaaagcttatttggatgaaaagtggccaaaaaaagttcaagaaaggacaaaaatcaTATTAAAGTGTGAAAATtgacttgcaaaaatggacaaaaacggGAGCTCAAGTCTAAAAACAGtgtcaaaactttttaaaaaggcgcaaaaatgggacaaaggaatatgcaaaatggccaataataaaggaaataggtaaaaaaaaaaggtttataaaAAGTTTCCTCCTTTTATAAACCTCCTTTTCTAGGGGAATCATAATTAAAACTAGACCTCCACCAAGTAGCTCATttccacccatattgtgatttaaAGAGTGCAGCACGCACTTCTCTATCACtgctacattacccataagccaccgcgCTTAAGGGAGCAGGCACatccacccatattgtgattCCCACGAGTggtattttgtctttttctgtatccCAGAGCATCTCCAATTTAATCACCTGTTCTTTGTCCCATTATTAACATTTCccgaaaatttcatccaaatccgttcataacttttcaagttatcttgctaacagacagacagacagacagacagagacagactgACTGACAGACACACGCAggataaaacgtaaccttccgctctgcgcttggcggaggtaattaagacataaagagccacacgTTGAGCATCACTAACtgaataacagcttctacatggtgtctgataatgtagtgggctggtctggacacaaaataccAGGGCttaatttttgtcccagtccaccactgCCTCTAATGATGATGTAGAAACGTAACAACACAGAGAGGAAAGCCATGTAGAAgctgggttgccaggttgggtttattGTATCTACAGCAGAATCATGTTGGTAgatttttgacagttttttggccagagacagcagcaGTATCTGGCAACAGAGAACAGATGGGATACtattagggctggacgatac
This genomic window from Gouania willdenowi chromosome 6, fGouWil2.1, whole genome shotgun sequence contains:
- the LOC114464504 gene encoding suppressor of tumorigenicity 7 protein homolog isoform X5 — translated: MFGTESSLSMFLNTLTPKFYVALTGTSSLISGLILIFEWWYFRKYGTSFIEQVSVSHLRPLLGGVDSTTPSNSNTSNGEADSNRQSVSECKVWRNPLNLFRGAEYNRYTWVTGREPLTYYDMNLSAQDHQTFFTCDSDHLRPADAIMQKAWRERNPQARISAAHEALELEESCSCATAYILLAEEEATTIMEAERLFKQALKAGEGCYRRSQQLQHHGTQYEAQHRRDTNVLVYIKRRLAMCSRKLGRTREAVKMMRDLMKEFPLLSMFNIHENLLESLLELQNYADVQAVLAKYDDISLPKSATICYTAALLKARAVSDKFSPEAASRRGLSTAEMNAVEAIHRAVEFNPHVPKYLLEMKSLILPPEHILKRGDSEAIAYAFFHLQHWKRVEGALNLLHCTWEGTFRMIPYPLEKGHLFYPYPICTETADRELLPTVFHEVSVYPKKELPFFILFTAGLCSFTAMLALLTHQFPELMGVFAKAFLSTLFAPLNFIMEKVESILPSSLWHQLTRI
- the LOC114464504 gene encoding suppressor of tumorigenicity 7 protein homolog isoform X3, which codes for MHNNNNELNWCFYDLWSCGGSSEIINVSMFLNTLTPKFYVALTGTSSLISGLILIFEWWYFRKYGTSFIEQVSVSHLRPLLGGVDSTTPSNSNTSNGEADSNRQSVSECKVWRNPLNLFRGAEYNRYTWVTGREPLTYYDMNLSAQDHQTFFTCDSDHLRPADAIMQKAWRERNPQARISAAHEALELEDCATAYILLAEEEATTIMEAERLFKQALKAGEGCYRRSQQLQHHGTQYEAQHRRDTNVLVYIKRRLAMCSRKLGRTREAVKMMRDLMKEFPLLSMFNIHENLLESLLELQNYADVQAVLAKYDDISLPKSATICYTAALLKARAVSDKFSPEAASRRGLSTAEMNAVEAIHRAVEFNPHVPKYLLEMKSLILPPEHILKRGDSEAIAYAFFHLQHWKRVEGALNLLHCTWEGTFRMIPYPLEKGHLFYPYPICTETADRELLPTVFHEVSVYPKKELPFFILFTAGLCSFTAMLALLTHQFPELMGVFAKAFLSTLFAPLNFIMEKVESILPSSLWHQLTRI
- the LOC114464504 gene encoding suppressor of tumorigenicity 7 protein homolog isoform X1, yielding MHNNNNELNWCFYDLWSCGGSSEIINVSMFLNTLTPKFYVALTGTSSLISGLILIFEWWYFRKYGTSFIEQVSVSHLRPLLGGVDSTTPSNSNTSNGEADSNRQSVSECKVWRNPLNLFRGAEYNRYTWVTGREPLTYYDMNLSAQDHQTFFTCDSDHLRPADAIMQKAWRERNPQARISAAHEALELEESCSCATAYILLAEEEATTIMEAERLFKQALKAGEGCYRRSQQLQHHGTQYEAQHRRDTNVLVYIKRRLAMCSRKLGRTREAVKMMRDLMKEFPLLSMFNIHENLLESLLELQNYADVQAVLAKYDDISLPKSATICYTAALLKARAVSDKFSPEAASRRGLSTAEMNAVEAIHRAVEFNPHVPKYLLEMKSLILPPEHILKRGDSEAIAYAFFHLQHWKRVEGALNLLHCTWEGTFRMIPYPLEKGHLFYPYPICTETADRELLPTVFHEVSVYPKKELPFFILFTAGLCSFTAMLALLTHQFPELMGVFAKAFLSTLFAPLNFIMEKVESILPSSLWHQLTRI
- the LOC114464504 gene encoding suppressor of tumorigenicity 7 protein homolog isoform X4; amino-acid sequence: MHNNNNELNWCFYDLWSCGGSSEIINVSMFLNTLTPKFYVALTGTSSLISGLILIFEWWYFRKYGTSFIEQVSVSHLRPLLGGVDSTTPSNSNTSNGEADSNRQSVSECKVWRNPLNLFRGAEYNRYTWVTGREPLTYYDMNLSAQDHQTFFTCDSDHLRPADAIMQKAWRERNPQARISAAHEALELEDCATAYILLAEEEATTIMEAERLFKQALKAGEGCYRRSQQLQHHGTQYEAQHRRDTNVLVYIKRRLAMCSRKLGRTREAVKMMRDLMKEFPLLSMFNIHENLLESLLELQNYADVQAVLAKYDDISLPKSATICYTAALLKARAVSDKFSPEAASRRGLSTAEMNAVEAIHRAVEFNPHVPKYLLEMKSLILPPEHILKRGDSEAIAYAFFHLQHWKRVEGALNLLHCTWEGTFRMIPYPLEKGHLFYPYPICTETADRELLPMFHEVSVYPKKELPFFILFTAGLCSFTAMLALLTHQFPELMGVFAKAFLSTLFAPLNFIMEKVESILPSSLWHQLTRI
- the LOC114464504 gene encoding suppressor of tumorigenicity 7 protein homolog isoform X2, translated to MHNNNNELNWCFYDLWSCGGSSEIINVSMFLNTLTPKFYVALTGTSSLISGLILIFEWWYFRKYGTSFIEQVSVSHLRPLLGGVDSTTPSNSNTSNGEADSNRQSVSECKVWRNPLNLFRGAEYNRYTWVTGREPLTYYDMNLSAQDHQTFFTCDSDHLRPADAIMQKAWRERNPQARISAAHEALELEESCSCATAYILLAEEEATTIMEAERLFKQALKAGEGCYRRSQQLQHHGTQYEAQHRRDTNVLVYIKRRLAMCSRKLGRTREAVKMMRDLMKEFPLLSMFNIHENLLESLLELQNYADVQAVLAKYDDISLPKSATICYTAALLKARAVSDKFSPEAASRRGLSTAEMNAVEAIHRAVEFNPHVPKYLLEMKSLILPPEHILKRGDSEAIAYAFFHLQHWKRVEGALNLLHCTWEGTFRMIPYPLEKGHLFYPYPICTETADRELLPMFHEVSVYPKKELPFFILFTAGLCSFTAMLALLTHQFPELMGVFAKAFLSTLFAPLNFIMEKVESILPSSLWHQLTRI